ATGACGCTGCTGATGGGGCTCTTCTTGCTGCAGGATCTGTTCGGCACGCTGCGCATTGAGGCCCTGGGGCCGCTGGTGACAGGGCTGCCGGAGGCCAAGTTGGGCCAGCTGTACGCTGCGGGAGGCTGCTGCCTCTTCGGGTTTGGGGCAAAGGCCGGCATGTTCCCCCTGCATATCTGGCTGCCCAAGGCACACCCGGTGGCGCCGGCACCATCTTCGGCGCTTTTGTCCGGCATCCTGACGAAATCCGGGATTTATGGAATTTTAGTCATCAGCTGCAATCTCTTCCTATATGATATGGCATGGGGCAAGCTCATTTTGCTGCTGGGCGTGATCACCATGTTGGGCGGAGCTGTGCTGGCGGTGTTTTCCATCGATCTGAAGCGGACGCTGGCCTGTTCGTCCATGTCCCAGATCGGGTTCATTTTGGTGGGCGTGGGGATGCAGGTGCTGCTCAACCGGGAAAACGCGCTGGCCGCGGCGGGAACTGTGCTGCACCTTGTGAATCACTCGCTGATTAAGCTTGTTCTGTTTGTGGCCGCCGGAGTGGTCTACCGGGGCACCCATTCGCTGAATCTCAACGCGGTACGGGGCTTTGCCAACGACCGGCCGCGCCTGGCGGCCGTCTTTACCATCGGAGCGCTGTCCATCTGCGGCGTGCCGCTGTTTTCCGGCTATGTGAGCAAAACGCTGCTTCACGAGAGCATTGTGGAGTACATACACCTCCTGGGGGAAGAAGGTGTGAGCACCGGGGCCTATCAAGCGGTGGAAGCGCTGTTCCTCTTTACCGGAGGCCTTACGGTGGCTTACATGACCAAGCTTTTTGTGGCGCTGTGCATTGACCCGAAGATGCCCGGACACCACGTGCCGCCGGCTCAGTATATGGACCGCTCCACTGCCGCGGCCATGGGGATGGGAGCGCTGCTGCTGGTGGGAATGGGGATGACACCCACCCTTACTATGGAGCGATTGGCCCGGTTTTCCCAGGAGTTCCTCCACGCCGCGCCGCTGGAGAGCCACGTCCACTATTTTGCCTGGGTGAATCTGAAGGGGGCGCTGATCTCCCTTGGCATTGGACTCTGCGTCTATTTTTTGTTCATCCGAACCTGTCTGATGAAACGGGGACACAACGGGGAATGGGTCTACATAGACCGGTGGCCCCGGTGGCTGGATATTGAGGAGAGGATCTACCGCCCGGCTCTGGACGCCGCGGCCTTTCTTGGCGCAATGGCGGCGCGTACCTTGTCCTCCGTGGGCGACACGGTGCTGGAGATGGGGCGGAGGGTGCTTTTTTTGAAGGCCCCGGGAATCATTGTTCCAAAGGGCAACGAGGAGTTCGGCACCTATGCAAAAGAGCCCCGCAAGCACACGGTGCTCAAGACATTTTCCTTTGACCTGCTGCTGGCGGGACTGGGATTGGTGAGCGCTCTGCTCTACATTTTAATTCGCACATAGGAAAAAGGGAGAGGATTCCTCTCCCTTTTTTGATCGCCATGCACAAAGGAGAACAAACGGCAAGAGGGAAGGAAAGGAATTATGCATGGGGGTTATAGGAAGCATTTTGACCATCACCGCCATTGCCGGCGTGGGCGGCACCGGATTGGGCGGCGCGGCGGCCACCTTGTTTCGGAGGGACTCGGACAGGACGGTGAGCCTGCTCATGTCCTTTGCGGCCGGTGTGATGACCAGCGTGGTCTGTTTTGACCTGCTGACAGACGCGCTTGGTCCGGTGAACAACGCGGGAATCTCCAATGTGCTGGCGGTGGTGCTTGGCGTCCTGACAGGCTACGGCGTCATCGGGCTGCTCAATGGCTGGATAGAGGGAACAGGCGCCACAAGGCGCAGAATCATGCTGGTGAACCTGCGCCGCACAAGTAAAGAGGCCAGGTCTTCAGACCGGGAGCTATCCCGCAGACAGCTCTTTGTGGCGGGGGTGGTCATGGCGGCGGCCATTGCGCTTCACAATATGCCGGAGGGTATGGTAATCGGCGCCTCTTTCGCCCGATCAGGGGAGGCGGCGTTCCGGGGCGGGATCCTCATGGCGATTGTCATTGGCCTGCACAACATCCCCGAGGGAGTGGCAGTGGCTGTTCCGCTGATCGCCGGCGGGATGAGCGCCGCAAGGGCAGTGGGTATTACAGCTTTGTCCGGATTTCCCACAGTTTTGGGCGCGCTGCTTGGCTTCCACCTTGGGTCCATGGGGCCGATGGCGCTGACGCTTTCGCTGAGCTTTGCCAGCGGCGCCATGCTCTATGTGGTGTTCGGGGAGCTTTTGCCGGAGGCGACGGAGATGTGGAGGTCCAAGGCCCCGGCCTTCGCCGCAACAGCCGGGATGATGGTTGGCCTGATCATCGTCTATGCATAAGACGGGATACGCGGAGTTTGATTTTCTGAAGGTGGACGCGGCAGGAAAGCGTACCTCCTTCGGACCGTGCCCATGCAAGGTTTGCGATGCGGCGGCATGAAAAGAAGAAAAGAGATTCCATCCGGTGTGGGATGGAATCTCTTTTTGCCCGGAGGAGGTGAGAGGCTGCCTGACTGATAGAAAAGAGATCAAACATACAATGCGGGAGAGAAATTTGATTTTGAAAGACTCCGGGCAAGTGAAAGGGTAAAGGATGAACCCGGCGGTCCTGGGAGGGACTCCCCCCTCCGCCTGATTTTATTCTATCAGGCTTTGTCAAAAAATACACGTTAAGGGTATGCCAAGATCGGTTATCAATGCATAAAGGAGAGCCGCATGAAGCGCAAAATACTTATCTATTGACGAAAAGAGGTGTTCGTCGCCAAAACGCTGTGTCGGGCAGAGAAAGGGAATCTCCGGTATCAAAAAAGCGCACGGCGCTAACACATATAAAAAGACGCTGCCCTGCCGGCAGCGTCCTGTACTCAGTCACCCTCAGCCAAACGATATCCCACACCCACCTCGGTGAAAAGATACTCCGGCTCGGCGGGGTTTTTTTCCACCTTTCGCCGGATGTTGGCCATGTTGACCCGGAGAATCTGGTTGTCTCCGCTGGCCCGTGGACCCCACAGCTCCTTGATGATGAAATCGTAGGTCAGCACCTTGCCGGCATACTTGCCCAACAGCGCCACAATGCGAAACTCGCTGAGGGTCAGATGGACGTTTTTCCCGCGGACCAGCACCTGATGCTTGTTGTAATCAATGGTCAGTTCCCCCACCGTGTAGGTGCCTTTCTGGGCGATCTCATCGTTGCCGGAGGAAGTGCGTGTGTGGCGGATGGCCGTGCGGACCCGGGCCAGCAGCTCATCGGTGCCAAAGGGCTTGGTGAGATAATCGTCGGCGCCCAAATCCAGGGCGTTTACTTTATCATGCTCATGCGAGCGGGCGGAAACCACCACAACCGGAAGGCTGGACCAGCTCCGCAGGCTGTTGAGGACATCCAATCCATCCATATCCGGCAGTCCCAGGTCC
This window of the Dysosmobacter acutus genome carries:
- a CDS encoding complex I subunit 5 family protein, translating into MASFLLVFLVCFPMVMGFVCYVIGRRHRDIQDHYVVVTAAVELAAALLVLFVQGRELTLGGICGFGISLSPDGFHGLLAILAAFLWLMTALPSREYFAESDSRTRYYLFYLLTLGALMGVFLSNDLFTTFLFFEMMSFTSYIWVVQNETREAIRASDTYLAVAVIGGMTLLMGLFLLQDLFGTLRIEALGPLVTGLPEAKLGQLYAAGGCCLFGFGAKAGMFPLHIWLPKAHPVAPAPSSALLSGILTKSGIYGILVISCNLFLYDMAWGKLILLLGVITMLGGAVLAVFSIDLKRTLACSSMSQIGFILVGVGMQVLLNRENALAAAGTVLHLVNHSLIKLVLFVAAGVVYRGTHSLNLNAVRGFANDRPRLAAVFTIGALSICGVPLFSGYVSKTLLHESIVEYIHLLGEEGVSTGAYQAVEALFLFTGGLTVAYMTKLFVALCIDPKMPGHHVPPAQYMDRSTAAAMGMGALLLVGMGMTPTLTMERLARFSQEFLHAAPLESHVHYFAWVNLKGALISLGIGLCVYFLFIRTCLMKRGHNGEWVYIDRWPRWLDIEERIYRPALDAAAFLGAMAARTLSSVGDTVLEMGRRVLFLKAPGIIVPKGNEEFGTYAKEPRKHTVLKTFSFDLLLAGLGLVSALLYILIRT
- a CDS encoding ZIP family metal transporter, with product MGVIGSILTITAIAGVGGTGLGGAAATLFRRDSDRTVSLLMSFAAGVMTSVVCFDLLTDALGPVNNAGISNVLAVVLGVLTGYGVIGLLNGWIEGTGATRRRIMLVNLRRTSKEARSSDRELSRRQLFVAGVVMAAAIALHNMPEGMVIGASFARSGEAAFRGGILMAIVIGLHNIPEGVAVAVPLIAGGMSAARAVGITALSGFPTVLGALLGFHLGSMGPMALTLSLSFASGAMLYVVFGELLPEATEMWRSKAPAFAATAGMMVGLIIVYA
- a CDS encoding response regulator, which produces MTIREKVLVVEDEKSISHFICTILNSNGYETMQARTGEEALSMISSHCPDLIILDLGLPDMDGLDVLNSLRSWSSLPVVVVSARSHEHDKVNALDLGADDYLTKPFGTDELLARVRTAIRHTRTSSGNDEIAQKGTYTVGELTIDYNKHQVLVRGKNVHLTLSEFRIVALLGKYAGKVLTYDFIIKELWGPRASGDNQILRVNMANIRRKVEKNPAEPEYLFTEVGVGYRLAEGD